The Paenibacillus sp. FSL R7-0204 genome includes a region encoding these proteins:
- a CDS encoding HRDC domain-containing protein, which translates to MQIVFMNRLCKRSGVDEEIFAQLWIGEEEGQWRLGWRDFSGEQETGDSLWYEGGSWNEMLCVYRHELAVKMGDGYRPLIDGVFHDEDNLSIRSQEQLKLQYFSEQYGNEAIFEELCSWRRGKASSERKAPYILASNRLLRMISAFLPRTEEELLQLPGVGEGKVSQYGADWLSITAAAEREHDFPLSWVNHAIDEESFVSWHYKQKELKYKKQLERLRLRRVLLQGIEEGQGMEQLRALSGVSRREVLEVLEELEKDGYSAEKLIALELGGVSSEEQNNIWTAYELIGDNFLKPVLYKAYGDNFVPADGLDLYYERLRLIRIRFRREHPAALGMAAPL; encoded by the coding sequence GCAAAAGATCAGGAGTGGACGAAGAGATTTTTGCTCAGCTATGGATTGGAGAGGAAGAGGGGCAGTGGCGTCTGGGCTGGCGTGATTTCTCCGGGGAACAGGAGACGGGCGACAGCCTGTGGTATGAAGGCGGATCATGGAATGAGATGCTGTGTGTATACCGGCACGAGCTTGCCGTGAAGATGGGGGATGGCTACCGCCCGCTGATTGACGGGGTATTTCATGACGAGGATAACCTCAGCATCCGCAGCCAGGAGCAGCTTAAGCTGCAGTATTTCAGTGAGCAATACGGGAATGAAGCCATCTTCGAGGAGCTGTGCTCCTGGCGCAGGGGGAAGGCCTCCAGTGAGCGGAAGGCACCTTATATCCTGGCCAGCAACCGTCTGCTGCGCATGATCAGCGCATTTCTTCCCCGTACGGAGGAAGAGCTGCTGCAGCTTCCGGGTGTGGGAGAAGGCAAAGTCTCACAGTATGGTGCAGACTGGCTTAGCATCACCGCGGCGGCTGAGCGTGAGCATGATTTTCCGCTAAGCTGGGTGAATCATGCCATAGACGAAGAGAGCTTCGTATCCTGGCACTATAAGCAGAAGGAGCTTAAGTACAAGAAGCAGCTGGAGCGGCTGAGACTGCGGCGCGTTCTATTACAGGGGATCGAGGAGGGGCAAGGGATGGAGCAGCTCAGGGCACTTAGCGGAGTTTCCCGCCGTGAAGTGCTTGAAGTATTGGAAGAGCTGGAGAAGGACGGCTATTCGGCCGAGAAGCTCATTGCCCTGGAGCTGGGCGGAGTGAGCTCCGAAGAGCAGAACAATATTTGGACAGCCTATGAACTGATCGGCGACAACTTCCTGAAGCCTGTTCTCTACAAAGCCTACGGTGACAACTTCGTACCTGCTGACGGACTTGATCTGTATTATGAACGCCTGCGGCTGATCCGCATCCGCTTCCGGCGGGAGCATCCGGCGGCGCTTGGAATGGCTGCCCCTTTGTAA